From a region of the Sebastes umbrosus isolate fSebUmb1 chromosome 10, fSebUmb1.pri, whole genome shotgun sequence genome:
- the cryzl1 gene encoding quinone oxidoreductase-like protein 1 isoform X2, giving the protein MKGLYCRAAVSDAEPKFLIQETTLPDVLGSHLVRVQVKACGLSSLDLKLLDDVGIQRDLIPVGREVAGIVLQVGTNVSFFQPEDEVVGILPLDSTCSGLCDVIDIDEHYLVQKPEKLSSTCVAGSLRDGLRAYTALHTHARMAAGHTLLVLDGASSFGLMCIQLACYHGVKVLTTSHSPQEQTFLEQLRPSVVKVIPVYKDSSDLLPVILEETGGLGVDIVIDSGVRLQEAESEEAKLLPHKHDIISVLGVGGHWVTSHKDLQLDPPDCRLLYLKSASMSFLNHEVWTASTAQQGRYLHILKDIVEKMSTGVLRPQPEEAVPLYEATVAMETVQRHQKKKAVVQL; this is encoded by the exons ATGAAAGGTTTATACTGCAGAGCTGCTGTCTCTGATGCTGAGCCCAAGTTCCTGATTCAGGAAACG ACTCTTCCAGATGTTTTAGGCAGCCATCTGGTCAGAGTTCAGGTGAAGGCATGTGGACTGAGCTCACTGGACCTCAAG CTGCTCGATGACGTCGGTATCCAGAGAGACTTGATTCCTGTTGGCAGAGAGGTGGCCGGCATCGTCCTGCAAG TGGGCACCAACGTGTCTTTCTTCCAGCCGGAGGACGAGGTTGTAG gtATCCTGCCTCTGGACTCTACCTGCTCTGGACTCTGTGATGTCATTGACATTGATGAACACTATTTAG TTCAGAAGCCAGAGAAGCTCAGCTCGACGTGCGTGGCAGGATCGCTGCGTGACGGCCTCCGTGCGTACACcgctctgcacacacacgctcGCATGGCAGCCGGACACACACTCCTGGTCCTGGACGGAGCCAGC tCTTTTGGCCTCATGTGCATCCAGTTGGCTTGTTACCACGGCGTGAAGGTTTTAACGACGTCACACTCGCCGCAAGAACAAACGTTCCTGGAGCAGCTTCGGCCCAGCGTAG tgAAGGTGATTCCGGTGTATAAGGACTCATCAGACCTGCTGCCGGTGATTCTGGAGGAGACGGGAGGACTGGGAGTGGATATCGTCATCGACTCTGGAg TGCGTCTGCAAGAGGCAGAGTCAGAGGAGGCGAAGCTCCTCCCCCacaaacatgacatcatcagcgTGCTGGGAGTGGGGGGGCACTGGGTCACATCCCACAAAGACCTGCAG ttGGACCCTCCAGACTGCAGACTGCTGTACTTAAAATCAgcctccatgtctttcctcaacCATGAAGTGTGGACGGCTTCAACAGCTCAACAGGGAAGATACCTGC ATATTCTGAAGGACATCGTGGAGAAGATGTCAACTGGAGTTCTCAG
- the cryzl1 gene encoding quinone oxidoreductase-like protein 1 isoform X1 gives MKGLYCRAAVSDAEPKFLIQETTLPDVLGSHLVRVQVKACGLSSLDLKLLDDVGIQRDLIPVGREVAGIVLQVGTNVSFFQPEDEVVGILPLDSTCSGLCDVIDIDEHYLVQKPEKLSSTCVAGSLRDGLRAYTALHTHARMAAGHTLLVLDGASSFGLMCIQLACYHGVKVLTTSHSPQEQTFLEQLRPSVGVQDPLVVKVIPVYKDSSDLLPVILEETGGLGVDIVIDSGVRLQEAESEEAKLLPHKHDIISVLGVGGHWVTSHKDLQLDPPDCRLLYLKSASMSFLNHEVWTASTAQQGRYLHILKDIVEKMSTGVLRPQPEEAVPLYEATVAMETVQRHQKKKAVVQL, from the exons ATGAAAGGTTTATACTGCAGAGCTGCTGTCTCTGATGCTGAGCCCAAGTTCCTGATTCAGGAAACG ACTCTTCCAGATGTTTTAGGCAGCCATCTGGTCAGAGTTCAGGTGAAGGCATGTGGACTGAGCTCACTGGACCTCAAG CTGCTCGATGACGTCGGTATCCAGAGAGACTTGATTCCTGTTGGCAGAGAGGTGGCCGGCATCGTCCTGCAAG TGGGCACCAACGTGTCTTTCTTCCAGCCGGAGGACGAGGTTGTAG gtATCCTGCCTCTGGACTCTACCTGCTCTGGACTCTGTGATGTCATTGACATTGATGAACACTATTTAG TTCAGAAGCCAGAGAAGCTCAGCTCGACGTGCGTGGCAGGATCGCTGCGTGACGGCCTCCGTGCGTACACcgctctgcacacacacgctcGCATGGCAGCCGGACACACACTCCTGGTCCTGGACGGAGCCAGC tCTTTTGGCCTCATGTGCATCCAGTTGGCTTGTTACCACGGCGTGAAGGTTTTAACGACGTCACACTCGCCGCAAGAACAAACGTTCCTGGAGCAGCTTCGGCCCAGCGTAG GTGTTCAGGATCCTTTAGTAG tgAAGGTGATTCCGGTGTATAAGGACTCATCAGACCTGCTGCCGGTGATTCTGGAGGAGACGGGAGGACTGGGAGTGGATATCGTCATCGACTCTGGAg TGCGTCTGCAAGAGGCAGAGTCAGAGGAGGCGAAGCTCCTCCCCCacaaacatgacatcatcagcgTGCTGGGAGTGGGGGGGCACTGGGTCACATCCCACAAAGACCTGCAG ttGGACCCTCCAGACTGCAGACTGCTGTACTTAAAATCAgcctccatgtctttcctcaacCATGAAGTGTGGACGGCTTCAACAGCTCAACAGGGAAGATACCTGC ATATTCTGAAGGACATCGTGGAGAAGATGTCAACTGGAGTTCTCAG